The nucleotide sequence AACGAGAATGGTGTAATGTTCACATATAGCATGGACGATAATGGTGTAATGTTCACATATAGTATGGACGATAATGGCGTTATGTTCACATACAGTATGAACGAGAATGGTGTTATGTACACATATAGTATGGACGATAATGGTGTTATGTACACCTATATAATGGACGGGAATGGtgtaatgtacatatatagtaTGGACGATAATGGCGTTATGTTCACATACAGTATGAACGAGAATGGTGTTATGTACACATATAGTATGGACGATAATGGTGTTATGTACACCTATATAATGGACGGGAATGGTGTAATGTACACATATAGTATGGACGATAATGGTGTAATGTACACGTATAGTATGGACGAGAATGGTGTAATGTACACATATAGTATGGACGATAATGGTgttatgtacacatataacatGGACGAGAATGGTGTTATGTACACATATAGTATGGACGATAATGGTGTTATGTACACCTATAGTATGGACGAGAATTGTGTTATGTACACCTTTAGTATGGACGGTAATGGTGTAATGTACACGTATAGTATGGACGAGAATGGTGTAATGTACACATATAGTATGGACGATAATGGTGCTATGTACACATATAGTATGGACAATAATGGtgttatgtacatacatgtatatagtatgGTCGAGAATGGTGTTATGTACACCTATAGTATGGACGAGAATGGTGTTATGTACACATATAGTATGGACGAGAATGGTGTAATGCACACCTATAGTATGGACAAGAATGGTGTAATGTACACGTATAGTATGGACAAGAATGGTGTAATGTACACATATAATATGGATAGGAATGGTGTTATGTACACATATAGTATGAACGAGAATAGTGTAATGTTCACATATAGCATGGACGATAATGGTGTAATGTTCACATATAGTATGGACGATAATGGTGTTATGTTCACATATAGTATGAACGAGAATGGTGTTATGTACACATATAATATGAACGAGAATGGTGTTATGTACACCTATAACATAGACGAGAATGGTGTTATGAACACATATAGTATGGACGATAATGGTGTTATTCACACCTATAGTATGGACGAGAATGGTGTTATGTACACATATAGTATGGACGAGAATGGTGTAATGTCACATATAGTATGGACGAGAATGGTGTAATGTACACGTATAGTATGGACGAGAATGGTGTAATGTACACATATAATATGAATGGGAATGGTGTTATGTTCACATATAGTATGGACGAGAATGGTGTTATGTTCACATATAGTATGTACGAGAATGGTGTTCGTACACATATAGTATGGAGAAGAATGGTGTTTTGTACACATATAGTATGGACGAGAATGGTGTTATGTACACATATAGTATGGACGAGAATGGTGTTATGTACACATACAGTATGGACGAGAATGGTGTTATGTACACATATAGTATGGACGAGAATGGTGTTATGTACACATATAGTATGGACTAGAATGGTGTTATGTACACATATAGTATGGACGAGAATGGTGTTATGTACACATATAGTATGAACGAGAATGGTGTTATGTACGCATATAGTTTGGACGAGAATGATGTTATGTACACATATAGTATGGACGAGAATGGTGTTATGTACACATATAGTATGGACTTGAATGGTGTTTTGTACACATACAGTATGGACGAGAATGGTGTTATGTA is from Mya arenaria isolate MELC-2E11 chromosome 9, ASM2691426v1 and encodes:
- the LOC128202737 gene encoding uncharacterized protein LOC128202737; its protein translation is MFTYSMDDNGVMFTYSMDDNGVMFTYSMNENGVMYTYSMDDNGVMYTYIMDGNGVMYIYSMDDNGVMFTYSMNENGVMYTYSMDDNGVMYTYIMDGNGVMYTYSMDDNGVMYTYSMDENGVMYTYSMDDNGVMYTYNMDENGVMYTYSMDDNGVMYTYSMDENCVMYTFSMDGNGVMYTYSMDENGVMYTYSMDDNGAMYTYSMDNNGVMYIHVYSMVENGVMYTYSMDENGVMYTYSMDENGVMHTYSMDKNGVMYTYSMDKNGVMYTYNMDRNGVMYTYSMNENSVMFTYSMDDNGVMFTYSMDDNGVMFTYSMNENGVMYTYNMNENGVMYTYNIDENGVMNTYSMDDNGVIHTYSMDENGVMYTYSMDENGVMSHIVWTRMV